CAATTTATGAACAGCTTGTTCTCGGCACTCGGCTGTTGGATATCCGAGTTCAGGAAGATCGTCGTGTTTGTCATGGCATTCTCCTGACTTACGGGTTTGATGTTGTAGTCAATGATATCAAGAAGTTCTTATCAGAGACAGAATCTGAGATTATAATTCTTGAGGTTCGAACGGAGTTTGGTCATGAAGATCCACCTGAATTCGACAAGTACTTAGAGGAACAACTCGGGGAACACTTGGTCCATCAAGATGACCATGTTTTCGGAAAGACGATTGCTGAATTGTTACCTAAGAGAGTTATATGTGTATGGAAGCCAAGGAAGTCACCTGCACCTAAAAAAGGTAGTCCGTTGTGGAGTTCCGGGTACTTGAAAGACAATTGGATCGATACTGATCTACCTGCCACCAAGTTCGAGAGCAACATGAAGCATTTGAGTGAACAACCACCAGTCTCGAACAGGAAATTCTTTTACAGGGTGGAGAATACTGTTACACCCCAGGCAGATAATCCAGTTTTATGTGTGAAACCGGTGACAGGAAGGATTCATGGATATGCAAGACTGTTTGTAGTCGAATGTTTTAACCGAGGCTTTGCGGATCGGTTACAGGTTTACTCTACAGATTTTATCGACACAGGCTTCGTTGATGCATGCGCTGGACTTACTAAATCAAGACTAGATGATGAGAAGCCTCAGGTTTCTGACATGTAAAATCATGCATAGATTAAGTTTCATTGTCATATTATTCCTTCTACTTTCATCCTATATGTTTATTCCCATTGCTTATGTAAGTAAACTTAGGACAGATTACAGTGTGTATATCATATCTAAGGATTATGCTATGTTTAGTGTATTCCCTTTGTTCGAATAGATTCAACAGAATGTTTAGTTTGCTTTCTTTCAGAAAGTATGTAAAAAAGGAGTGATAAATTTAAGTATGAATAAcgatttcagaaatttcattcttTTTGCAactttttctgtttttattttttttagataagAACAGGTGCAAAAAGCATATGGATATTCACTTGTTGAATTATGTTTTTCAACTATACCTATGTTTAATATTTGTCATCTTCTTTGTCACCATTCATTCATTATTATTTCTAGCTTGAAAACTTTTCTTTGCTCATCTTTCAGACTAATTTTTATAACCATAGCTTTTTGTTAATTAAATTtctttcaagtggtgttgtgaagATAGTCCCTACTACAATGACATTATTTGATGAAGACATTTTCCATGTGGTAGGTTTTGAAGGTTTTATGTATTGGAAAAGTTGGGTGTTTCTTTACTTATAATCTTGTTTATCAGTTGCTTTAATCTTATCATTTATAAGACGCTTTAACAAAATATTAGCGCATTCATTTCATTGTAGATAACTTTATCATCTGCCGGTTTAAATTTCAATCATCCGTAATTAAGGATTGCAAATTAGAGAacaatgatttttcttttttccattttctcTAATTTCAAAACGAGTCAAACTTGCTTGACCAAACATACAAATTACAAAGTTTCAGAACAAAAGAACATGAATGATGCTAACTAAACTATTTATTTTTTGTCGGTCCACAGAAAAATCTTTCAGATGCTAGCTTAACTCTTCTAATCTGCTTAATTAACAAAGATCCAAAACCAATTATGGTACAATTACGGACAGCATATACGGATCAAACAGGACCAGCTTTGCCACATTTGATAAGATTCCAAGGTGCACCTCTTCATCCCGAGGGGAAATGGTCGATGGATCTTCCTGTCCAATGCCTTTCACTCTCATGTACATTCTTGGCCTAAATACCATTTCTCAGCATCTTGCGATCTGATATTCCACATTCCTTGATTGTTTAGTTCCAATAATACTGCTGTCCAAGAATACGGATACACCTGCACAAACACCACACCGAAAAAACAAACCAAGTTAAAACTGAATGTAAGAAATTGAGCCCTAAAATGTACTACTAAACCAAAACAGTTAATATCCTAATACCTGAACTGTAGAACGGTAAATAGCATCGGCCATGTTATATGATGGATCTGATAGTCTGCTCTCATTCCAATGACCATTTTCCATTCTGCATACACCCAAAAATTGAACAAATTATGTTCGGATAACTAAGCCAGTTAAATGTCATCCGTGTAGTATTACTATGTAATAGTAGTCTGATATAATGAAGGAAAACCAAAGTTCGATAAGTACCCAACAACAAAAAAGTTGTATCCATCCATATGCCAAGTTTGTAAAGAAGGTCGAGGGTTTTGAAACACGATGTGGATGAACTTTCGATATTCAGCATCAATAAGAGAAGAACCCAAAGCATATGGACGATTATCTGGTGCATCTGGGAACTTCTCAGGTGCAATTATATCTTGGAGTTGGAAATAATCTGCCAGCTTTAGAGGTGTGTCTCCATTAACAAACGAGACGCCGTTAACAGTAAAACGGCGACTATCACCAACCATCATCAAGCCGTTCTCTAAAATTATGGTGCGGTTTATAGGGATTTTGCCGTACTTAAAAGAGCCTTGTGGGTTCGGCCTTGCTgctccaacttccaaatccaatcTGTAAAACAAGAAAGTCCATCAGTTTAGATAGGATCAATTTTATTACAAAAGAGTGATACTACAGAGTGTGGTGAGTCGCGGTGGGGATGAGTATATGCACGATATACTGACCTTACAGAACGGGCTTGTTCCATAGAATATTCGTAGTCGAATGGATCAGGTCCAGGTGGAATTTGATCCAGGGGTAAAACTAGCGAACCTGGATAATGAATAAGTGCAACACCAACCAGCTCTGGTTCCATGAATCTGGAGGATGCAACCATGTAATACGATATACCGACCGTCTGATTGGCAGTTACAAGGACGGAGTATGATTGGCCCACGTGGATATCTAAAGAATCATAGTATTGTTTCAGTGTGTAGGATCCTTCTGTCTCTACTAACAACATTTGGTGCTTCTGAATTCTGAAATTCAATGATGTTTTCAGCCCAACATTTGATATTCTTAACCTATATGTCTCTCCTGCACGTTAATGAAAAGACAAATGCAAAACTTTAAAACAGTAACAGTTGAATATGTAATAAACTGATTCCATCTAGAATTTGTAGAATATAATGTCATATATGTGACCGTCATGGCTTAATAATTCATGTGTTATACAGTCTCATCGACTACAATTTGTGTTGTTCTTTAGAAAAAGAAGAGTGCAGCCTGGTTTTAAGAGCTATGGGCTCAATTCTTGTACGGTTTTCCTAGTGATGCCAGTAGGATTACATCATAGAAACAAGTGAAAATGTAACTCATCCCCCAAAATATCCTCTCCGGGTTTTCATGTTTCAGGTGCATTAAAGTTGAAGTCTTAAATGTACTGTTGTAGTAAATACTTTCAGGTCATGTGACTTGTTTTTCAGAGCTTCATTTTCTGGTATTTTACATTCTGTTGCTGGTACTCTGATTTCTGATAACATTAACAAGATTTAATCTTTTTAATGAGACTTAACTCTAGTTAAGTGTTCCTTTAAGGTATTTGTACTTAATGATTTTAAAATGTACCTAGCTCTTCTGTTTTGATATGATTTCTTACTGAACATTGTTTATTGCTGGGGATTGATGTTCATAACTTCACATTTTGGGGTTATCAAACAAAGAGTGGAAGAAACATATGGGATCCAGGATCCACGGGTCACCCAAGAAAATTAATCGCATTAGATCCATCCTGCTATTACCCTCGTCTATGTGATAAACTGATAATGTAAGTTCAATTCAAACAGGGTATGGGTGTAACTAGCTGTTCGCAACTTCACTGCTCAGTGGTGATAAAACCCAGACATGGAATTCTGACATTACTATTTAAACCGTTATGATAAACCCCAGATATGGGTTTCTGCCACCACTATTTATTTGACACAATAAATACTTATTTAATGAAACTTCTAAGCTTTTCATTTGAAAATGAAAAGTCAAAATGGATATACTACCCAAGAAAATAGACTGAgatatgaaaataaaaaacaattagaagaggaaagaggaaactagTTAATGGAAATTACCTGGTTGAAAAGTGAAATTGGTTTCCAAAGGACCATGACCATTGATGAGTATTCCATTTGGTTGAGATGGCAAGGGAATTCCACGGTCTAGAGATTTTTTCATGTCCTGGTTACATAGATGAGCAACACTTTATAGGAAATTCTTACACCATATTCTAACCACACTTTTGAGTTGTAATTAGAAGGATTACTTACCCGGTAATCCGACACGAACCAGTCTCCAATCAGGACATCAAATTCATCGAATGGACGGTCGAACGGAACTTTAATAACATGCCGATTATGAACACGGATTGGACCATACCCACCAGCCGCTTTTTGAAACGCTAGCGTTGGGAAATAGAAAAAACTTCCGATCTGATCCTTCATTTGGAAATTATATGTCCATGTTTGCGCTGGTGTATTGGACAATTTGTTCCTTGGACTCCATCCATCCATGAATTCCTCCTTTGTTGAATTCCATtcctaaaaaatcaaaaaatgatcAAAGTATATCTTAAAATTATACTTATGCTGGTCTTTGTTACACTGGAAATTTTTTGAAGGTCCTTTTACATACCATGTGATAAGTAAGGGCTCTGGCAGATTGTTATGAACGTTAATGTGAACATTGTCATTTGTAGTTGTATTTAAGAGAGGACCAGGAAACTGATCATTAATCAAAATAACCTGCACAAAAAAGATGAACAAGAAAAGTTACATCATATGTTTAAGCTTCAACTTGTACACTTCACTATGAATGTGTAAGTAAGCCTGTATTACCTTCTTTTTAACACCAAGAGGAGAACGCTCACCGTAAGAAACCGTCCATTCGAACCAAAGATGGGGATTTTCAGCATCAACAGAGCTGCAAACTAGAAGTACTAGTAACAAATAACTAAAAAGAACAACTGAAGTTGACGCATTGATGATAAACTTTGTTTTTACAAGTTGTTTGTTAATGTAAGAAGGTTCCATTGTGATCAAAACAAACTTCAAACACTCAATACAAATGACAAACTCTCAACTCTTTGGGAAGAGCTATAAGCTTGTTTGTGTTACTGTGCAGTGTACTTGCCCTTCCAAAGAGAAGATTTAAGCAGTTGAAAGTCGGTTGAAACTGTAAGGAGGAAGAATAAAATATTGCTTAAAAAGGATGGTTTTAAGTTACGAGGTGAAGAAGTTCATAACTTAATACAGACTATTCATTTATCACACCTTATCTCTCTCATCAATCACTCAAAGGTGGAAGGAACGATAGGTAATTCATGAGAATGTTGCAAGGATCAAGAGATCTTTGTTTCAACGGTTGTGATTGTCGATCATCATGATTCACAACACACGCATTTGTCGCCAGAAAACATGTAATCCTTAAGTTATTTCAGGGTCCTTTTTATTAAGAAACTAATTAGTTTACTTAGGGATGCAAAAAGTATCATAACTAACATTTAAGTAACCAAAGAGATTTGCGGGATTATAGAAAGATTTTGTCTTAACAAAATATGTGCAGTGCATTACCATATTTTGCAAATCTAGAGACCTTGTACTACTAAAAGTTGGAGGATGAGTTTCTATTTTTAATTCAAATTGACAATGGGATGTATAATATTCAATGCGAAAAATGACATCCAATGTTGCTGACGTCAACGAATTTTCGCTAGAACCGAAACCTGAGCAAAATGGAATCGATACATTCGGTTCTGGATCCCGATAAGAACCTGATACGGACTCTATAATCAGTTCCGGTTCTGGGTAGGGAGATATCTGATCAGGAACCCAAGCATTGACGCATACACTATTGGTTCCAAACTCACAAGTTGGGCCAATGGTTCCACAGATCCGGGTTCACTCTACAAGTAGAGAAGTGACCTAAATTCAGTAAAAACTTGGGTGACATTGATTGAAGAAAACTACAGCTGATTAGCATAAGCATTTTGCAAGTTCGTACAAAAGGAACGTAGAAAATAAAATTAGGTGATACCAGGTCATACAGAGTTGAAAGTAGGCATATCTTCCTAGCTTGCACCTTGGACATGTTTAGGTATTTCTACAATAATCCTTCTTAAGGGATAATTCCAGCTGCTGAAACAGCACAGATAATGCGCCTGTAAAGAGAACAGATGCTTGTTGACAAGAGACTTAAGAAGGCTTGTAAAAAACATAAGATACAGAAACATGGAAATACAATACAAGTTAAGTGCAAACCAGAAAGTGGGCCTCCTTTATTTTGTAAGGAGGCTTTCACTAAAAGTGTCCCGGGAATTTGCTGGAAAACCTAAAAGAAGATAATACATGGAAATGTTAGTCTGAGTCTCATTCTAATTCACATGCATCAAATCaaaaaaaccattggaaaactgTACGTAAGCTCACCGAGATGCGGAAAGAAATCTCTTTTGATGGAACTGCATCATCGCAAGTTGGCTGCCTTGGTTGAGAATTGCTAGTTTCATAAGAATTGACTGATTCATTATTCACAATTGCATCACAACGCTCATTTGATACAGTGACCTGTTAAAGTTACAATCAATGTTGCAGCACACAACAGAATGACAATTTGCAAGAACAGACAGAATAATTTATCTGTGATGACATATCTTACATCAACGACAAATGATGAGCAATTAGATTTGCAAGATGCTCCAGCCGCGGCAAAAAAGGACTCCACAGATTGCAGAATGTGCATCGCACTAATCTGGCGCTGAATACCCTGAGAAGCACAGGACTCACCCTTCAGAACGCATATATCAAGAATCTTATGGTTTGAGAAACTGGAATATGTTAAACTAAACTTTGCATTAGCATATCCATATCACAACACAAGGAAGTGACATGTAGACACTCTCCGTCGGCAACTCAATCACCAATACAATTTTATGAAAATGAAACACACTGCATCAGGATTCTTAACTAGCTCAAATTACTTAATTAACACTCTTTAAGAAGTCAAACAGTCACAACAGTTCGATTGAAGTTGTAAGAACGAGTTATCCCAGCAAACCAATACGAGTGAAGATATATTGGTGCATATTACCACTTACACCTTAGTGGCATCTATGGTTATTGCTAAAATAACCAAGACTTAATAATACAAGGTAGCATGTTCAAAATAGATACTGCATCTGAATAATGAAACATAAAAACTCTTCATTGTCACATTTGGAGCAGAATACCAGACCTCAAGCATGAACGACATACTGGTTTTTGGTGTTCTATGAGAAGCTGTAATTGTAGCCGGaggaatgaaagaccatgcaagcCCCCATCTGCACATATGTCCTTGGACAAACTCGGTAGTCTTAACTACAGATACTCCCACCTCTCTAAGCTTAGATGTTAGCAACTTGAGATTTATTTTCCTCCCAACCATTGAAGTGTACCACCTAATCCAATCAAATCAAGGGCAATATTAACAACTGATGATCATTTATTTTGGCAGAATAGTAATTTGAGGCGTGGGAAAAAAAACGGAGACAACACGTAGAGGAAGTCTTACCGAAAAGACTGCTTCAGCACAGCACTATCTTCAATAATACGAGAAATAAAAGCCAATTCTCCACCAGGGCAAACCATCTCTGCCGGTGTCCCACCGCATGCGGTTTTTGGGTTTAGTCCTGCTTCCTCCATGCTCTCAAAAAACGGAGGATTGCACATACAAAAGTCAAAACGTTCACCATCCTTGACAACGCCAAGAAGTACGCGTGGCTCATCAGAAGACTTCTCCTGCAACTCAGAAACAACATCAGGCACCTTAACCTCCAGCTCTGCCTCCCTTATAATCTCTTCTGAACATCGTTCCCTTTCAGTAGCCAACTGGCCATTGGCTGCAGTAGCTTCTTGTGAGTCAGATACAACATCAGATACCTTATCCACTGACTCTGTCTCATCTCCAATCACTTGTTCTGAACATCGTTCAGTTTCAGAAGCCAGCTGACCATTGGCAGCGGCAGCAGCTTCTTGTGAGTCAGAAACAAGATCTGATGCCTTAGCCACTGACTCTATCTCGTCTCCAATAACTTGTTCTGAACATCGTTCGGTTTCAGTAGCCAACTGACCATTGGCATCAGCAGCTTCATGCGGGGTGTTCTTCTTCCCAGCACTTCCAGCCCTCCTGATTTCAATCAACTCGGAAAGATGTGGATTGCTCTTAACATTGTATTCTGCCCATTCTAAAGCAACATCAGTCACATCTGCAAACAGTTATCATCAACGCATTCAGTTCAGTCACATTTCAatcttcattcaacaaattaAACAAAACGTAAATAAAATGTAGGGGTTTGGGATAACCAAAAGACCTGATCCAACGAAATTCCAACCCAAAAGGGATGCACCAAGAAGAGGGTATATGCAATTGGCTCCAGTTCCAATATCAAAACCCCTCACTTTATTATCTCCACTAACATTAGTCTTTGCAATAACATCAGAGGAGAGTAAATCTTCAATCCAGTGAATGTAATTTGACCTATTTGGTATTGTAGGACAGAGCTGCCCATCAGGTATCCAcctacacaacaacaacaacaaaaaaaaaaacttgatgaatttgaaaaaacTCAATATGAGTATGAAATAGAGAGTTAGAATTAGTACCAATGAACACCGTGATCGTGGAAAAGTAAAACCCTAGTTAGTTCTCTGGTGGCATTGAAATCAGTCCAGTCAATTCTAGGTCTTCCATCACGAGGGGAGTAGAAAACGAAGGGTTGAAAAGATGGATACAGAGAAGCTAATTGTTGGAAATCAGGAGGATTTTCAGAGTATTTGTTTCGTGGATGTATGCTtgccttctcttctcttctccttttcttaCTCGGCATTTTCTCAACAACTGACCgttaaactctctctctctctctctctctctctaaagaATAATAACGTACTACTGGGCTATGTATCAGGCCTTAATGCAGATGAAATCGGCCCTTACACGTTCTATCCAAATAGAtgacggatttcaaatttggcaccCGTATTTAATCAAACATCCAATGGATGGGCGGGTTGGACGTAGATCGATCAAATGAATTTTCttaattattatttaaaaaatatgAATATAGAATTTAAAAGTGTCCTTAAAAAATAGTGTAGTTTTTTATTAATAACATGTTATTACATGTTTCAATTAACAAAATATCCTAATACAATAAAAATATATCCAATTACACCTATATATGCAATACTGTCATTGACTTCATACTTCCGATAATTCAATATGTACCCTTACTCAAATAGATGATGATGTCCAACAGATTCTTAAGCCAACACACGCATACAATTCAAAATCTTTTAGATCCACAAGAAGATGAGGCAACTGATTCCTGATGAAGAGGTTAAGCAAATTAGAAAACAAAGTGAGCATGATAAATTTGTGAAAAAAATACTGAGAGGAAAGCACCACTTTCAAGAGTAAACTTGATTGTTCTACATCCAAGCTAGGTGACCTGTGATAAAAGCAACTGAGAAGGATGTAGCACGATCAATTAGTTCATTACTTGTTGAAGCAGTCTTAAATGAGTAGAATGTGGTGATCGGTAAAGTGAAGAAGTTGAGGATGAAGAATAAAAACTTGAGTACTGAGAGCTACGGTAAGGTGAAACCTTACATTGTTCTTACATCTTGt
This is a stretch of genomic DNA from Papaver somniferum cultivar HN1 chromosome 1, ASM357369v1, whole genome shotgun sequence. It encodes these proteins:
- the LOC113290505 gene encoding PI-PLC X-box domain-containing protein DDB_G0293730-like → MGAQYSKQVDRRKGIAAEKKTLEDLEKKSGDDFPGSDYHPSDRKNWMSGLDPSRIHINKIVWPGTHDSATNKIGIRFISRPFAQTQSLSIYEQLVLGTRLLDIRVQEDRRVCHGILLTYGFDVVVNDIKKFLSETESEIIILEVRTEFGHEDPPEFDKYLEEQLGEHLVHQDDHVFGKTIAELLPKRVICVWKPRKSPAPKKGSPLWSSGYLKDNWIDTDLPATKFESNMKHLSEQPPVSNRKFFYRVENTVTPQADNPVLCVKPVTGRIHGYARLFVVECFNRGFADRLQVYSTDFIDTGFVDACAGLTKSRLDDEKPQVSDM
- the LOC113290514 gene encoding U6 small nuclear RNA (adenine-(43)-N(6))-methyltransferase-like, translated to MPSKKRRREEKASIHPRNKYSENPPDFQQLASLYPSFQPFVFYSPRDGRPRIDWTDFNATRELTRVLLFHDHGVHWWIPDGQLCPTIPNRSNYIHWIEDLLSSDVIAKTNVSGDNKVRGFDIGTGANCIYPLLGASLLGWNFVGSDVTDVALEWAEYNVKSNPHLSELIEIRRAGSAGKKNTPHEAADANGQLATETERCSEQVIGDEIESVAKASDLVSDSQEAAAAANGQLASETERCSEQVIGDETESVDKVSDVVSDSQEATAANGQLATERERCSEEIIREAELEVKVPDVVSELQEKSSDEPRVLLGVVKDGERFDFCMCNPPFFESMEEAGLNPKTACGGTPAEMVCPGGELAFISRIIEDSAVLKQSFRWYTSMVGRKINLKLLTSKLREVGVSVVKTTEFVQGHMCRWGLAWSFIPPATITASHRTPKTSMSFMLEGIQRQISAMHILQSVESFFAAAGASCKSNCSSFVVDVTVSNERCDAIVNNESVNSYETSNSQPRQPTCDDAVPSKEISFRISVFQQIPGTLLVKASLQNKGGPLSGALSVLFQQLELSLKKDYCRNT